In Luteitalea sp. TBR-22, one genomic interval encodes:
- a CDS encoding efflux RND transporter permease subunit: MIDRIIEWSARNRIAVFLAVAIATAAGVWSMRTIPLDAIPDLSDTQVIVYSRWDRSPDILEDQVTYPIVTAMLGAPRVKAVRGFSDFGFSYVYIVFEEGTDIYWARTRTLEYLSSVLPRLPEGVRTELGPDATGVGWIFQYALVDHSGTHSLADLRSYQDWYLRYYLKAVPGVAEVAPIGGFVRQYQVQVDPNRLRAYGIPIDKVVQVVRSGNNDVGGRLIEMAGAEYMVRGRGYARSTEDLGNIVLATNERGVPVRVRDVGEVTLGPDLRRGVADLDGRGDVVGGIVVMRQGENALAVIDRVKAKLAEVKGSLPPGVEVVTTYDRSGLITHSIETLTGTLVEELAIVSLVILVFLWHLPSALIPIITIPVAIVIAFVPMRLMGLSSNIMSLGGIAIAVGAMVDAAIVVVEQTHKKLEEWDRTGRVQDYRRVVIDAVKEVGGPSFFALLVIAVSFLPVLTLEAQEGRLFKPLAYTKNLAMVVAAVLAITLDPAMRLMFTHTRTLSFRPAWLARAANAVLIGKIHAEERHPISRVLIRAYEPACAWALRWKWAVIGGAIALMAATVPVYQKLGSEFMPPLDEGALLYMPSTLPGLSVTQAQQLLRTQGQVIRQFPEVERVFGKAGRAETSTDPAPFSMMETVITLKPHDQWRRVPTWYDDWAPSWLRPALGRITSDRISTDQLVAELNDALRIPGVTNAWTMPIKARVDMLTTGVRTPVGVKIRGADIREIERLGTRIEAVLPSVRGTRSAFAERTSGGYFVDFVWKRDELARYGLSIDDAQMVVMSAVGGDTVTTTVEGRERYPVNVRYFRDYRSDLDRLKRVLVPAMGGQAQVPLSQFADVRLVSGPAMLRNEDGMLSGYVYVDVADRDVGSYVEEARRVVAAQVPLPAGYTIEWSGQYEAMQRVKERLRIVVPITLALVIGLLYLNTRAIGRTVLILLAVPFSAVGAIWLLYLLGYNMSVGVWVGLIALLGVDAETGVFMLLYLDLSHEEARREGRLRSLADLRVAVLHGAVKRIRPKFMTVATMVMGLLPIMWSTGAGADVMKRIAAPMLGGILTSFLLELLVYPAIYEAWKGRALRRELRTQVVPMDGPVDA; the protein is encoded by the coding sequence ATGATTGACCGCATCATCGAGTGGTCGGCGCGCAACCGCATCGCCGTGTTCCTCGCCGTCGCCATCGCGACGGCCGCGGGCGTGTGGTCGATGCGGACGATCCCGCTCGACGCCATCCCCGACCTGAGCGACACGCAGGTCATCGTCTACTCCCGGTGGGACCGCAGCCCCGACATCCTCGAGGACCAGGTCACCTACCCGATCGTGACGGCGATGCTCGGCGCGCCGCGCGTCAAGGCCGTCCGCGGCTTCTCCGACTTCGGCTTCTCGTACGTCTACATCGTGTTCGAGGAAGGCACCGACATCTACTGGGCGCGCACCCGCACGCTCGAGTACCTGTCGTCGGTGTTGCCGCGGCTGCCCGAGGGCGTCCGCACCGAACTGGGACCCGATGCGACCGGCGTCGGCTGGATCTTCCAGTACGCGCTCGTCGACCACTCCGGCACGCACTCGCTGGCCGACCTCCGCTCCTACCAGGACTGGTATCTCCGCTACTACCTGAAGGCCGTGCCGGGTGTCGCCGAGGTCGCGCCGATCGGCGGCTTCGTGCGGCAGTACCAGGTGCAGGTCGACCCCAACCGCCTGCGCGCCTACGGCATCCCCATCGACAAGGTGGTGCAGGTCGTGCGGAGCGGCAACAACGACGTCGGCGGACGCCTGATCGAGATGGCGGGCGCCGAGTACATGGTGCGCGGCCGCGGCTACGCCCGTTCGACGGAGGACCTCGGCAACATCGTGCTCGCGACCAACGAGCGCGGCGTCCCGGTGCGCGTCCGCGACGTCGGCGAGGTGACCCTCGGCCCCGACCTGCGGCGCGGTGTCGCCGACCTCGACGGCCGCGGCGACGTCGTCGGCGGCATCGTCGTCATGCGGCAGGGCGAGAACGCGCTCGCCGTGATCGATCGCGTCAAGGCGAAGCTGGCGGAGGTGAAGGGCAGCCTGCCGCCCGGCGTCGAAGTGGTCACCACCTACGACCGGTCCGGCCTGATCACGCATTCGATCGAGACGCTCACCGGCACGCTGGTCGAGGAACTGGCCATCGTCTCGCTCGTGATCCTCGTGTTCCTTTGGCACCTGCCGAGCGCGCTGATTCCCATCATCACCATCCCGGTGGCGATCGTCATCGCCTTCGTGCCGATGCGGCTGATGGGCCTGAGCTCCAACATCATGTCGCTCGGCGGCATCGCCATCGCCGTCGGCGCGATGGTCGACGCGGCGATCGTGGTGGTGGAGCAGACCCACAAGAAACTCGAGGAGTGGGACCGCACTGGCCGGGTGCAGGACTACCGGCGCGTGGTCATCGACGCGGTCAAGGAGGTCGGCGGCCCGAGCTTCTTCGCGTTGCTGGTCATCGCCGTCTCGTTCCTGCCGGTGCTCACCCTCGAGGCGCAGGAAGGGCGGCTGTTCAAGCCGCTGGCGTACACGAAGAACCTCGCGATGGTCGTCGCCGCCGTGCTCGCCATCACCCTCGACCCGGCGATGCGGCTGATGTTCACGCACACCCGCACGCTCTCGTTCCGGCCGGCCTGGCTGGCGCGCGCCGCCAACGCGGTGTTGATCGGCAAGATCCACGCCGAGGAACGCCACCCGATCAGCAGAGTCCTGATCCGCGCCTACGAGCCGGCGTGCGCGTGGGCCCTGCGATGGAAGTGGGCGGTCATCGGCGGCGCCATCGCCCTGATGGCGGCCACGGTGCCGGTCTACCAGAAGCTCGGCTCCGAGTTCATGCCGCCCCTCGACGAGGGCGCACTGTTGTACATGCCTTCGACGCTGCCGGGGCTGTCGGTCACGCAGGCGCAGCAACTGCTCCGCACGCAGGGGCAGGTGATCCGCCAGTTCCCGGAGGTCGAGCGGGTGTTCGGCAAGGCCGGGCGAGCGGAGACCTCCACCGACCCGGCGCCGTTCTCGATGATGGAGACGGTGATCACGCTCAAGCCCCATGACCAGTGGCGGCGCGTCCCGACCTGGTACGACGACTGGGCGCCGTCGTGGTTGCGGCCAGCGCTCGGGCGCATCACCAGCGACAGGATCTCGACCGACCAGCTGGTCGCCGAGCTGAACGACGCGCTGCGGATCCCCGGCGTCACCAATGCCTGGACGATGCCGATCAAGGCCCGGGTGGACATGCTGACCACCGGCGTCCGCACCCCGGTCGGCGTGAAGATCCGGGGCGCCGACATCCGCGAGATCGAGCGGCTCGGCACCCGCATCGAGGCCGTGCTGCCGTCGGTGCGCGGCACGCGCAGCGCCTTCGCCGAGCGCACGTCCGGCGGCTACTTCGTCGACTTCGTGTGGAAGCGCGACGAGCTCGCGCGGTACGGGCTGTCGATCGACGACGCGCAGATGGTGGTGATGTCGGCGGTCGGCGGCGACACGGTGACCACCACCGTGGAGGGCCGCGAGCGGTATCCGGTCAACGTGCGCTACTTCCGCGACTACCGGAGCGACCTCGACCGCCTGAAGCGCGTGCTCGTGCCGGCGATGGGCGGACAGGCGCAGGTGCCCCTCTCGCAGTTCGCCGACGTGCGGCTCGTGTCGGGCCCCGCGATGCTGCGCAACGAGGACGGCATGCTCAGCGGGTACGTGTACGTCGACGTCGCCGACCGCGACGTCGGCAGCTACGTCGAGGAGGCCCGTCGCGTGGTGGCCGCCCAGGTGCCGCTGCCGGCCGGGTACACGATCGAATGGAGCGGCCAGTACGAGGCCATGCAGCGCGTGAAGGAGCGCCTGCGGATCGTGGTGCCGATCACCCTCGCGCTGGTCATCGGCCTGCTCTACCTCAACACGCGGGCGATCGGCCGCACGGTCCTGATCCTGCTCGCCGTCCCGTTCTCCGCGGTCGGCGCCATCTGGCTCCTGTACCTGCTCGGCTACAACATGAGCGTCGGCGTGTGGGTGGGCCTCATCGCGCTGCTCGGCGTCGACGCCGAGACGGGCGTCTTCATGCTCCTGTACCTCGACCTGTCCCACGAGGAGGCGAGGCGCGAGGGTCGGTTGCGATCCCTGGCCGACCTGCGCGTCGCGGTGCTCCACGGGGCTGTCAAGCGGATTCGGCCGAAGTTCATGACCGTGGCGACCATGGTGATGGGGTTGCTGCCGATCATGTGGTCGACAGGGGCGGGCGCCGACGTGATGAAGCGCATCGCGGCGCCGATGCTCGGCGGCATCCTCACGTCGTTCCTGCTGGAGCTGCTCGTGTATCCGGCGATCTACGAAGCGTGGAAGGGGCGGGCCCTGAGGCGTGAGCTGAGGACGCAGGTCGTTCCCATGGATGGGCCTGTGGACGCCTGA
- a CDS encoding efflux RND transporter periplasmic adaptor subunit, whose product MRVLKVLLVLVLLAVAFGGGYLLRVKRDAAPAAPAQRKVLYYVDPMHPAYRSDKPGIAPDCGMALEPVYADDRPTAPADGRTVRFYRDPGDPTYTSTTPGTNPASGRVLEPVYAEAPEGQSHAGAIRIPADRQQLAGVTWATVEATDLGRTLRTVGKVTYDETKVQHVHARVDGFVEQVLVDFTGQQVRRGQPMLTIYSPELLASQEELLLARRAREVMQNSPLGSGAAQGEALFAAARRRLQLWNLTEAQIDQVLASGQPIRAVTLYAPAGGFVLARNAFPNQRVTSESDLYTLADLSTVWIMADLYEADLAAVRAGAPARVILPYGAGTTSISATAAYVQPAVDPTTRTLKVRLEARNPGMRLRPEMFVDVEFPLAGGRRLTVPADAVLNSGERQVVFVDLGDGWLTPRPVQVGERAGDRLVVLDGLVEGEKVVASGTFLIDAESQLRSAGLAPARTAPARSTPESPRPAAAPAGHEHRHD is encoded by the coding sequence ATGCGAGTCCTGAAAGTCCTGCTCGTCCTCGTGCTCCTCGCCGTCGCGTTCGGTGGGGGCTACCTGCTTCGCGTGAAGCGCGACGCGGCGCCCGCCGCGCCCGCGCAACGGAAGGTCCTGTACTACGTCGACCCGATGCACCCGGCGTACCGCTCCGACAAGCCCGGCATCGCACCCGACTGCGGCATGGCGCTCGAGCCCGTGTACGCCGACGATCGTCCGACTGCACCGGCCGACGGGCGCACGGTGCGGTTCTACCGCGATCCCGGCGATCCCACCTACACGTCCACCACGCCGGGCACCAACCCGGCGAGCGGGCGCGTCCTCGAGCCCGTGTACGCCGAGGCGCCGGAAGGCCAGTCGCACGCGGGCGCCATCCGCATCCCGGCCGACCGCCAGCAGCTCGCCGGCGTGACCTGGGCGACCGTCGAGGCCACCGATCTCGGGCGCACCCTCCGCACGGTCGGCAAGGTGACCTACGACGAGACGAAGGTGCAGCACGTGCACGCGCGCGTCGACGGCTTCGTCGAGCAGGTGCTGGTGGACTTCACCGGGCAGCAGGTGCGCCGCGGCCAGCCGATGCTCACCATCTACAGTCCGGAACTGCTCGCCTCGCAGGAGGAACTGCTGCTGGCGCGCCGCGCCCGCGAGGTCATGCAGAACAGTCCGCTCGGCTCCGGCGCCGCGCAGGGCGAGGCGCTGTTTGCGGCCGCCCGCCGTCGCCTGCAGTTGTGGAACCTCACCGAGGCGCAGATCGACCAGGTGCTCGCGTCGGGGCAGCCGATCCGCGCCGTCACGCTGTACGCGCCCGCCGGTGGCTTCGTGCTCGCCCGCAACGCCTTCCCGAACCAGCGCGTCACCTCCGAGAGCGACCTCTACACGCTGGCCGACCTCTCGACCGTCTGGATCATGGCCGACCTGTACGAGGCCGACCTCGCGGCCGTGCGGGCCGGGGCCCCGGCCCGCGTCATCCTGCCCTATGGCGCCGGCACGACCTCCATCTCGGCGACCGCCGCCTACGTGCAGCCGGCCGTCGACCCGACCACGCGCACGTTGAAGGTGCGGCTCGAGGCACGCAACCCCGGCATGCGTCTGCGGCCGGAGATGTTCGTGGACGTCGAGTTCCCGCTCGCCGGCGGGCGCCGCCTGACCGTGCCGGCCGACGCGGTGCTCAACTCAGGCGAACGACAGGTGGTGTTCGTCGACCTCGGCGACGGCTGGCTCACGCCGCGGCCCGTGCAGGTCGGCGAGCGCGCTGGCGACCGGCTCGTCGTCCTCGACGGCCTGGTCGAGGGCGAGAAGGTCGTGGCGTCGGGCACGTTCCTGATCGACGCCGAGAGCCAGTTGCGGTCGGCCGGCCTCGCCCCGGCGCGCACCGCGCCGGCCCGCAGCACGCCCGAGTCCCCCAGGCCCGCCGCCGCGCCCGCCGGCCACGAGCACCGCCATGATTGA
- a CDS encoding DUF1552 domain-containing protein, with translation MIITKKALPRRTFLRGLGATVSLPLLDAMVPALTATARTPARQVRRLGFVYMPMGCDLARWTPTGEGRISAFSPTLQSLAPVADQLTVLSHLELKNAYPGTHATSNAAFLSAARAKWTESTDYYLGVTADQVAAQQMGRDTLLPSLELSMDLLQTVGQCDNGYACVYQNNLSWSSPTTPLPAEAHPRLVFERLFGEGGTPADRQAALRRRASLLDAVREDMTRLERSLGAEDRIRVGQYLDTVREVERRIQKAETQTRDAPLPDLDRPAGVPASYAEHATLMFDLQVLALQGDVTRVTTFQLARETSNRTYNEIGVPDPHHPLTHHGNDPEKVARMAKINAFHVSLFAKFLEKLQATPEGDGTLLDHSLYLYGSGMGDPNIHNHIDLPILVAGGGRNPGGGARHIRYAEPTPLANLHLTLLARAGVRLDAFADSRGHVDELLSL, from the coding sequence ATGATCATCACCAAGAAGGCCCTGCCGCGGCGCACGTTCCTGCGGGGGCTCGGCGCCACCGTGTCGCTGCCGCTGCTCGATGCGATGGTGCCGGCGCTGACGGCCACGGCCCGGACGCCGGCCCGGCAGGTGCGCCGGCTCGGCTTCGTGTACATGCCGATGGGCTGCGACCTGGCGCGGTGGACGCCGACCGGCGAGGGCCGCATCAGCGCGTTCTCGCCGACGCTGCAGTCGCTGGCGCCGGTGGCCGACCAGCTCACGGTGCTGTCGCACCTCGAGCTCAAGAACGCATATCCCGGCACGCACGCGACGTCGAACGCGGCGTTCCTCAGCGCGGCGCGCGCCAAGTGGACCGAGAGCACCGACTACTACCTGGGCGTCACCGCCGACCAGGTGGCCGCGCAGCAGATGGGTCGCGACACGCTCCTGCCCTCGCTCGAGCTCTCGATGGACCTGCTGCAGACGGTGGGGCAGTGCGACAACGGCTACGCGTGCGTGTACCAGAACAACCTGTCGTGGTCCTCGCCGACGACGCCGCTGCCGGCCGAGGCGCACCCGCGGCTGGTGTTCGAGCGCCTCTTCGGCGAGGGCGGCACGCCGGCCGACCGTCAGGCGGCACTGCGTCGCCGCGCCAGCCTGCTCGACGCCGTGCGGGAGGACATGACGCGCCTGGAGCGCAGCCTCGGCGCCGAGGACCGCATCCGCGTCGGGCAGTACCTCGACACGGTGCGCGAGGTCGAGCGGCGCATCCAGAAGGCCGAGACGCAGACGCGAGACGCGCCGCTGCCCGACCTGGATCGCCCGGCCGGCGTACCCGCCTCGTATGCCGAGCACGCGACGCTGATGTTCGACCTGCAGGTGCTGGCGCTGCAGGGCGACGTGACGCGCGTGACCACCTTCCAGCTCGCGCGCGAGACGAGCAACCGGACCTACAACGAGATCGGCGTGCCCGATCCCCACCATCCGCTCACGCACCACGGCAACGACCCCGAGAAGGTCGCCCGGATGGCGAAGATCAACGCGTTCCACGTGTCGTTGTTCGCGAAGTTCCTCGAGAAACTGCAGGCGACGCCGGAGGGCGACGGCACGCTCCTCGATCACTCGCTGTACCTGTACGGCAGTGGCATGGGCGATCCCAACATCCACAACCACATCGACCTGCCGATCTTGGTCGCTGGCGGTGGGCGCAATCCCGGCGGCGGCGCGCGTCACATCCGGTACGCGGAGCCGACGCCGCTGGCCAACCTTCACCTGACGCTGCTCGCGCGAGCGGGCGTGCGCCTCGACGCGTTCGCCGACAGCCGTGGCCACGTCGACGAGCTGCTGTCGCTCTGA
- a CDS encoding TolC family protein codes for MFVARRLACAVLAAWSLAATATAQFVAPASERLSLEVLVQQVLDAHPEMVVAEDRHAAALERPAQERALPDPMVSTGYSSTGRPWPGAGLGTDPNAGFGVMVSQALPYPGKRDARAEVMRREAAVERVELDAARLSLTARATQAYVRLAAAWQLDAVLRANEDLLSTLVKVSEARYAVGQAAQQDVIRAQTQVSLIALQRARVQRERRTREGELNALRGRAADAPVARPVDLEPRLWTATVDGLVQAASSVSPMVRRDQLMAARTEAALDVARREGRPDFAVSAGYTFMGSMPDMFEARFDVVVPLQKARRRAMVAERERSLDAERHALEATRRTLQGRIQEDWQMGATAAELATLYRDAVLPQARLALESSIASYQTGGVDFLSVLTNFGSVLEYEMSYVEQLADLHLAASRLEEMTATPLR; via the coding sequence ATGTTCGTTGCACGTCGCCTGGCGTGCGCGGTGCTCGCGGCGTGGTCGCTCGCCGCCACTGCCACCGCCCAGTTCGTTGCTCCTGCCTCAGAGCGGTTGTCGCTCGAGGTACTCGTCCAGCAGGTGCTCGACGCCCATCCCGAGATGGTCGTCGCGGAGGACCGTCACGCTGCCGCGCTCGAGCGTCCGGCGCAGGAGCGCGCCTTGCCCGACCCGATGGTGTCCACCGGCTACTCGTCGACGGGCCGGCCATGGCCCGGCGCCGGCCTCGGGACCGATCCGAACGCCGGCTTCGGCGTGATGGTGTCGCAGGCGCTGCCGTATCCGGGCAAGCGCGACGCCCGTGCCGAGGTGATGCGGCGCGAAGCCGCGGTGGAGCGCGTCGAGCTCGATGCGGCGCGGCTCTCGCTCACCGCCCGCGCCACGCAGGCCTACGTCCGCCTCGCTGCCGCCTGGCAACTCGACGCGGTGCTGCGCGCCAACGAGGACCTGCTCTCGACGCTCGTGAAGGTGAGCGAGGCCAGGTACGCCGTCGGCCAGGCTGCGCAACAGGACGTGATCCGTGCGCAGACGCAGGTGAGCCTCATCGCCCTGCAGCGCGCGCGGGTGCAGCGAGAGCGCCGGACCCGCGAGGGCGAGCTGAACGCGCTGCGGGGGCGGGCGGCGGACGCCCCGGTGGCCCGACCCGTCGACCTCGAGCCGCGCCTGTGGACCGCAACGGTGGACGGGCTCGTGCAGGCCGCGTCGAGCGTCTCGCCGATGGTGCGCCGCGACCAGCTGATGGCCGCCCGCACCGAGGCCGCCCTCGACGTCGCACGGCGCGAGGGGCGTCCCGACTTCGCCGTCTCGGCCGGCTACACCTTCATGGGCTCGATGCCCGACATGTTCGAGGCGCGGTTCGACGTGGTGGTGCCGCTGCAGAAGGCGCGACGCCGGGCGATGGTCGCCGAGCGCGAGCGCAGCCTCGACGCCGAGCGGCACGCGCTCGAGGCGACGCGTCGCACCCTGCAGGGGCGCATCCAGGAGGACTGGCAGATGGGCGCAACGGCGGCCGAACTCGCCACGCTCTATCGCGACGCCGTGCTCCCGCAGGCGCGCCTCGCGCTCGAGTCGTCGATCGCCAGCTACCAGACCGGCGGCGTCGACTTCCTGAGCGTGCTCACCAACTTCGGGTCGGTCCTCGAATACGAGATGAGCTACGTCGAGCAGCTCGCCGACCTCCACCTGGCCGCCAGCCGTCTCGAGGAGATGACGGCCACGCCGCTCCGCTGA
- a CDS encoding DUF1592 domain-containing protein — MPLPDVRRAAAAAGVALLAAGSLRLTADAPPSSRPVAPANAGTAAFVQEYCLDCHDGSAKKGGLALDALLPDDVAAHAGAWEKVVRRLRTRQMPPVGEPRPDEATYDALVAQLEATLDAAAARRPHPGRTASIRRLTRTEYRNVIRDLLAVEVDVESLLPADEASYGFDTVTTGELSPTLLERYVAAAEKISRLAVGRAGRAPAGETFRLPADLTQEEQVDGLPPGTRGGGRFTYTFPRDGEYEFQIRLRRDRDEKIEGLTEPHQLEVLLDRQRVTLFDVAPVPPARGSAPAREADAHLTIRVPVTAGPHVIGVTFLKKPSALAETLRQPYQARFNSYRHPRLQPAIFSVSVVGPHGVSAPGDTPSRRRLFVAQPAGPAQEASAARRILATLLRRAWRRPVVEADLQRSLALFRQGRDEGGDFDAGIEMALAGVLVSPEFLFRVERDPAGLAPGTPYRVSGLALASRLSFFLWSSIPDDELLARGTDGSLREPRVFEQQVRRMLADPRARALVGNFAAQWLHLRNLEAMTPDMRLFPDFDDNLRQAFREETERFVDSVRVEDRSVLDLLRADYTFLNERLARHYGLPHVYGPRFRRVSLDPASGRGGLLRHGSVLTVTSYATRTSPVLRGKWVLDTLLGIPPPPPPPDVPALEDNTVDGRLSVRGRLAEHRRNKACARCHDQIDPVGLSLERFDAVGRRRAREDGVEIDVSGGLPDGSRFTDVAGLEAALLARPELFVHTFTEKLLTYASGRGVEPLDAPAVRAIVREARPGRYRFSDLVLGVARSQPFQMRMSR; from the coding sequence ATGCCCTTGCCCGACGTGCGCCGGGCCGCCGCCGCGGCCGGCGTCGCGCTGCTCGCGGCCGGCAGCCTCCGGTTGACGGCGGACGCGCCACCCTCGTCGCGCCCGGTCGCGCCGGCCAATGCCGGCACCGCCGCCTTCGTGCAGGAGTACTGCCTCGACTGTCACGACGGCTCTGCGAAGAAGGGCGGGCTGGCGCTCGATGCGCTGTTGCCCGACGACGTCGCCGCGCATGCCGGGGCGTGGGAGAAGGTGGTGCGGCGGCTGCGCACGCGCCAGATGCCGCCGGTTGGTGAGCCGCGGCCCGACGAGGCCACCTACGACGCCCTCGTCGCCCAGCTCGAGGCGACGCTCGACGCTGCCGCGGCGCGCCGGCCCCACCCGGGCCGCACCGCCTCGATTCGCCGGCTCACGCGCACCGAGTACCGCAACGTGATCCGCGACCTGCTGGCCGTGGAGGTCGACGTCGAGTCCCTGCTGCCCGCCGACGAGGCCAGCTACGGGTTCGACACGGTCACGACCGGCGAGCTCTCGCCGACGCTGCTCGAGCGATACGTCGCGGCGGCGGAGAAGATCAGCCGGCTCGCCGTCGGACGGGCCGGTCGCGCGCCGGCCGGCGAGACGTTCCGCTTGCCGGCCGACCTCACGCAGGAAGAGCAGGTCGACGGCTTGCCGCCAGGCACGCGGGGAGGCGGGCGGTTCACCTATACGTTCCCGCGCGATGGCGAGTACGAGTTCCAGATCCGGCTGCGCCGCGATCGCGACGAGAAGATCGAGGGCCTCACCGAGCCGCACCAACTCGAGGTGCTGCTGGATCGACAACGCGTGACGCTGTTCGACGTGGCGCCAGTGCCCCCCGCCCGTGGCAGCGCGCCGGCGCGCGAGGCCGATGCGCACCTCACCATCCGCGTCCCGGTGACGGCCGGCCCGCACGTCATCGGGGTGACGTTCCTCAAGAAGCCGTCGGCGCTGGCCGAGACCCTGCGCCAGCCCTACCAGGCGCGCTTCAACTCCTACCGGCATCCGCGCCTGCAGCCCGCGATCTTCTCGGTGTCGGTCGTCGGACCGCATGGCGTGAGTGCGCCCGGCGACACGCCGAGCCGGCGACGGCTCTTCGTGGCCCAGCCGGCCGGCCCGGCACAGGAGGCATCGGCGGCCCGGCGAATCCTCGCGACGCTGCTGCGCCGCGCCTGGCGGCGCCCGGTGGTCGAGGCCGACCTGCAACGATCGCTGGCCCTGTTCCGGCAAGGCCGCGACGAGGGCGGTGACTTCGACGCCGGGATCGAGATGGCTCTCGCCGGCGTGCTGGTGAGCCCGGAGTTCCTGTTCCGCGTCGAGCGCGACCCGGCCGGGCTGGCGCCCGGCACCCCGTACCGGGTGAGCGGCCTGGCGCTTGCGTCGCGCCTCTCGTTCTTCCTGTGGAGCAGCATCCCGGACGACGAGCTCCTGGCGCGCGGCACGGACGGGTCGCTGCGCGAGCCGCGCGTCTTCGAGCAGCAGGTCCGCCGCATGCTGGCCGATCCGCGGGCCCGCGCGCTGGTCGGCAACTTCGCCGCGCAGTGGCTGCACCTGCGCAACCTCGAGGCGATGACGCCCGACATGCGGCTGTTCCCCGACTTCGACGACAACCTCCGGCAGGCCTTCCGGGAGGAGACCGAGCGCTTCGTGGACAGCGTGCGCGTCGAGGACCGCAGCGTCCTCGACCTGCTCCGCGCCGACTACACATTCCTGAACGAGCGCCTGGCCAGGCACTACGGACTCCCGCACGTGTACGGGCCGCGCTTCCGTCGCGTGTCGCTCGACCCTGCGAGCGGGCGCGGCGGGCTCCTGCGTCATGGCAGCGTGCTCACCGTCACCTCGTATGCGACGCGGACCTCGCCCGTGCTGCGCGGCAAGTGGGTGCTCGACACGCTGCTCGGCATCCCGCCGCCTCCGCCGCCTCCCGACGTGCCGGCGCTGGAGGACAACACCGTGGACGGTCGGCTGTCGGTGCGTGGCCGGCTCGCCGAGCACCGGCGCAACAAGGCGTGCGCGCGGTGCCACGATCAGATCGACCCGGTGGGCCTGTCGCTCGAGCGCTTCGACGCCGTCGGACGCCGGCGCGCGCGCGAGGACGGCGTGGAGATCGACGTGTCGGGCGGGTTGCCCGACGGCAGCCGCTTCACCGACGTCGCCGGCCTCGAGGCGGCGCTGCTCGCCCGCCCCGAGCTGTTCGTGCACACGTTCACCGAGAAGCTGCTCACCTACGCGAGCGGCCGTGGGGTGGAACCCCTCGACGCGCCGGCGGTGCGCGCCATCGTGCGCGAGGCGCGGCCCGGCCGCTACCGCTTCTCGGACCTCGTGCTCGGGGTCGCCAGGAGCCAGCCGTTCCAGATGAGGATGTCGCGATGA